Below is a window of Komagataella phaffii GS115 chromosome 1, complete sequence DNA.
TGCTGGTAGACATTCCTCGATGGCCGATTTGCGTCGTTTTTTTAAAAGAAGTACCAGCATATCAGGACATCAACCTCGTGCCCTTTCGACTACATCGTCAAGGCAGCATTCTCCTGTCGGCTCTCCTGGAACCGTTAATTACACATCCCAGCCCACAATCCAAACTACAAACGCACATACGTCTACGACACCCAGTAGCATTAGTATCGTTGGAAACGGAGCATCCAGGAGATATCCAAGTTCCAGTgcttctcttcaaagaaatgaaagCTATACAGCCGTGAGCAATATGGGCAGTGGTAATTTGAATTCAAACAGCTACTCCCAGATGATAATTGGTGGTAATGCTCAACCGACAGTACCTTTTCACAAAAGATACGTCAAATTTGGTGACAGTTTAGGTGCTGGTGCAGGTGGCCAAGTGAAGCTTGTGAAAAGAACTTCTGATAACCAGATATTTGCTCTGAAAGAGTTTAGACCCAAATATTCAAGCGAATCCAAACGTGAATACACCAAAAAAATCACCGGTGAGTACTGCATTGGTTCAACTTTGCGACATCCCAATATTATCGAAACTATAGAAATATCTTATGACAATGATCGCATGATGCAGGTTCTAGAATACTGTGATTATGACCTTTTTGCTATTGTCATGTCTAATCAAATGAGCCGTCCTGAGATTGACTGTTGTTTTAAACAGATTCTCAATGGAATCAAATATTTGCATGCTATGGGACTGGCACATAGAGACATCAAGCTTGACAACTGTGTAATCAACAAGGAGGGAATTGTTAAGCTGATCGACTTCGGATCTGCTGTCGTGTTTTCCTACCCTTTTTCCAACACTCTTATCGAGGCTCAAGGAATCGTCGGGTCAGATCCTTATCTTGCCCCAGAAGTTTGCATTTTCCACAAATATGACCCCAGACCTGTAGATATATGGTCGGCAGCGATGATATATTGTTGCATGGTTCTGAAAAAATTCCCTTGGAGGATTCCCAAGCTGACTGACCTTAGTTTCAAAGCGTTTGCAACACGTCCAGAATCAGACTCGCTGAACGAATTACTTAAGAAAGTACCCCCTCCACCAGGATACGAAAACAAGCCCGAGAGCGGTCCGGCCAAGGCTTCGGTGGCTTCAACCTCTCCTAAACATATATCAACTGCTCCTCCTTCAAACCACACTTTTaatgaacttggagaagGCCGGTTATTGAATGCTCTTCCAGAAGATTGTCGTCCACTTATCGGAGCCATGGTAGAGCTAGCTCCGGCCTGTCGTATTCAAATCGATGAATGCTTCAAAGATCCATGGTTTGAGAGCTTGGAAATGTGTACCATAGAAGATGGAGTTGtaattcattcaaaatctcATACACATACTCAGGTGGATCAAAGTGTGGCCCACATTGCATCcttagaaaagaaaaaacagAGGAGGTAATTTAAATGTTGTATATTGTTGAAATAAAAAAAGCGTATTTACAGGTCCTGATTTCTTCAGTACATTCATTTCACTACGTCGATACCCATGCTCTTAGCTGTTGCTATGATACTCTTGACTATTCCCTTCAGCTCGGCTTTTTCGTGTCGTTGGTCAGTCTTCTTTATAGTTGCAATTTCATAGACATGTTTCAACGATACCGTTCCGACCTTAGGTTGTCCAGGTCCCACTTTAGGGGCACCTTTTGGTATCCCTGCGGCTCTCAACAGTAGGTATCCAGTGGGAGGAGATTTGAGCTCAAAGCTGAAGGACCTGTCCGGTTTGACTGTGATTATAGCAGGGATTGGTACACCTGGTTGATAAGAGGCCGTACGAGCGTTAAACTCTTTGCAAAAATCGATGGCCTTGACACCTTTTGAACCTAATGCGGGACCAACTGGTGGTGCTGGAGCAGCCTGTCCTGCACCTACAATAAGCTTTATTAAATGATTCTTGGCTGACATTATACCTATGGTTAGTTGAAGCTTCCTAGGTTTTCTTCGCTGAAATTTGATTCCTGTTTTTTACTTTAAGACAACATTCGCGGGGTTGTTGTTTCAATAATATCTAATGTACATAGTAAATGAAAGAGATCACACGCTGAATGTAAGACCAGAGCTTGTTCAGCGCTTAGTTCTCTTGGAATGAGGGGAGGATGGTTTAGAACGCTTGAGCGATGTCGCACTGGAAGGTTCTAAAATGCTCTTGTGGGTGATCCGTTGATAAACCAACACATAGGCTGAAGGATCTTTGAGGGCCTGTTTTTCAGGCATTGTGTTGACGTATTCGTCGTCGTAGCTAGCCCATGTATTGTCTGGTTGTCTGGAATAACAAATGTAATGCCCTGAAGAAACGGAACGGCCCTCATGAAGAATCACAGAAAGTAATTTATAACGAGCAGGAAAGTTGGTTGTAGTGTATTCCGTCATTTCTAGGGTTTCAGGGTATGAGACGCCAGTCTTGACCTTTGTGGACGAGTTAGAGTTCCCATCGTAACGAAATCGTTTAAGATGAATTATAAGCGACTCGGGTGCAGTATCAATAGTTGAAACTTTCACAGCGTTGGTTCGTTTATTGCATTTTTCGCAAACGTAACCAGTCTTGTCTTTCTTATCGGTTTTGATCAATTCTGAGGAGAAGAAATCCTTTATTGAACGTTCAATAGAATATCGGGATCCAGTGGATTGTTGGACATCATGCTGAACGTTACCGGCTGTGCTTGAATTTTCTACTTCATTGGTGGAATCAGAATTGGCTTCCGTGTTGGCAGTGCGAACATGGTCAGTTTCACTAGCAGACTTGCGTTTACGGTTATCAAGACTGAGTGAAAGATCATAGAAATCTTGTTGAGTTTCGCTGATGTGGCCGCAATTCTTGCAGGTAACTTTTTGGTGCAATGAACCTCCAAAAATATCATGAATGATACTCGCTCTAAGTTTAACACCTTTAGGAGTGGAATCTTCCTGTAGTCTTGACATTAAAGACATCAAATACTCGTGAGAGTCTTCTTGTTGCCATTTTGACATCATGCAATTGATCTCTTCTAACCTTCGAATGagtttctttggatttATATGGAGAGGCGTGTTGCGTCCGGGGGATTTTTCCAATTGCCACATCTTAGCGGATGTTTCTGCCAATGTCTTAGTAACACTATTTGGAGCAATAACCGATTGGTATTTATTACGGCAGACGTCGTTAAGATAGTGCTGGAAAGCAGGAATATGAATCAGAGCTTGAACTGCAGAGTTCATGTAACATGTAACTCCGTGGTTTAACAGACCTAAAGGACGAGATTTTGACATTTGTCTCCAATTCTTGCATATACGAGTGGAATTGTTGGACCCTCTGTCGTCATATAACTCATTCAACTGATAAAAATCGGCCTCGGTAGCAAAgacttttctttttgcctcgatctcttcttcgttttcTGGAGATGTAGGTGGAGTTGCCTGTTTTAGTGCGGAGTCTCTCTTCAGGGATTCAACTTCTGATAAATATGCAGTAGCTGAGCTGGAGTTAGAGTTGGTACTACCATTGTCCTCTTTGTCTGAACCAGTATCACTAGTGGCCGATGGCACATCGTGATCAAGATTGGTTTCGGCATCTGAACCGGAATCCTCAGATTGCAGTCCATCCGAGCTTTCAGCGGTATGATAATCACTATCCTCGTCCtcatcaccatcatcattgtcatcgtcctcatcatcctctttgTCTACTTCGTgctcttcttgttcttccTTGCTGGCCTTGAAATCGGTGTCCTGGTGCGCATCGCTATCAACAGAAGGAGATTCCGAACTTTTGTGGTTCAAGTCTTCCAGATCTTCTCCcagatcatcatccaaTGGTGCATTCTCAGTGGTGCTTAATACCTTGGGCAACAGTTTCTTCTGCGTGTAGGCTGCTATAGCTTCAGCCATAGATTTTGGTTTGGGTTTCAGATTCTTGGATTTGTCCCCACCACTTTTGGGGTCTGGCGAAGAACCTCGCTTGAGAGTTTGGGTCAGTGGCGCGGCCGACACGCTACCAAATGAAACGTAGCTAGATGGTTTAACGGTTACAGAATCTGGACGCTTGGCTGGCTGAAATTCGACTGGCTGAGCCAAAATCCTTTCCACCAAGGGCCCTAACGTTCTCTCCTGCTGATTACTCATAGTGATTAGAGAGTAcgtttcttcttttccgtttttttttttttttttttttcctcctttCAGTAATTACTCTTTCGAGAAGAAACCGATATACATGGAAGAACCTATTCTGGAAGATTTAGTAATGCTCTGTGGGGTATATATAGTTATGTAGAATGCTTTTTGGACTGTTCAGCAAGCTTCTTCTCTAACTGATCAAGATATTTATTTCCTGCGGGGTCTGCACGCTGATGAGGGAATAGGTCTGGTGGTGTCGCCTTTAGTGCAGATGCAAACAcatcattctctttctctggTCCAACGTTCGCAGTGCCTGACTTCTTAGAAGGTTTAGACTTGGAGTTGGATTTTGGTTTCGATCGTACTCTTTGCTTGGCGCTTTGTCGTTCTAGCTGGTCAATCAGCTTCTCCGTTTTTTCGTATAACTTATTTTGAAATGTAAAGTCTGACAGTTCTTTACGTGCTGGCTTGACGATCTTACAATCTTGGATAAACTGACCTCCTGGTAATTCTATGAAATGCTCAGCAAATAGTGCTGCAAGATATGATTGAGCTCCCTGGATAGGTGTCTTGAATAAGATGAACCAAATTGGATAAAGCAGCAAATATAGAAGCAAGCCCCAAAGAGATCCAAAGGATAATACGCGGGCTGTGGATGCAGTGCGCATGAAACCAGGATTGACCACATTAACGCGTAGTTTGGATGGCATTTTATCACCACGGGGAGTGGCATCcagtcttctttgaaactcttGGGCAAAGCACCCCAACATTAACTTGGCCCCGCCAAATACCTGCCACGGTCTCTTCGAGGGATACTGAGAATCCAACCACAAAGGGTCATCTAAGGAAACCTGACCCATCGCTTGGGTTGTACACGTCGTAAGCACCACCCTGACATCTCTATCTGCTGGTTGTGCCCTTAAAGATGGAGACAGAAGCGCTAATAAATGAAAGTGGCCCAAATAATTCACCGCCACTTGTCTCTCCACTCCATCTGACGAAGTCGAGCGGGCAGCACCTAGTGGTAAAGCTTCTCCGGCACACCCAACGATTCCATCTAGTCTTCTTGGAGGTGTATTATCTAGCCAACGTGTAGCAAACTTTCTGACAGAATGCAAATCGGCCAGATCGCACTGCTCTGCATACACCAAGGGATTTCCGGTTCTCTCTCTCAGGTCGTCCACAAATTCGACTGTCCAAGAACTCGAAGGATCCTTCACCAACAAAATCAGCTGTGCTCCACCTTTTGCTAGTTCTTCAGCTAACTGGGAGCCAACTCCAGCGGTGGCGCCTGTCAATATATAGACTTTTCCGTGAACATCTCTTTGCCATGGATTCAGTTTCCCTCCACAATATACTTTCAGTAAACTGAGCGCCACAAACGGTAGTCCATACCGTTTTATAATTGGCCATCCGGGGATTCCGTCAGTTCCCTTTACAACTAAGGTATTAATGATGTCAATTGGCATGGGTGGCAATAGGATGTATTGAATAGGAATAAACTGTATTATTTACGCACCTGAGATGCCTAACGTGAACAtgaaataattttttttcgCTGCTTGTgaacttttcttcctcttcacTAGAACTACCCATGGACGAAAGTGTCTTTTATACACCTTCAACTGCAACAGATGCAGCGGAGCTGTCATTTTTGGCCTCCATCAGATCAAACAAATCTCATGTTCAGTTCCGTCAATGTGCTGCCAACGCTGCTTCCATCACCGGTACCGGTCAAGGTCACAGGTTATTTGTAGCTTGTCCCGAAAAAGCATTGATACAAGTGTACCTATGGGGAAAGGAATCTCCTGAGCAAAAGATGGCTGTGCCAGAGGAGCTAACCAGTTTATTATGGGTACATATATTTGGAGCAGGATTCTTGGTTGGTGGTGGAAAAAGTGGAAGACTGTACGTTTGGGAGTTGGCTTCTGGTTACCTGCTAAGCGCAAAAGAAGCCCATTATCAAGAAGTTTCATGTTTAGAAGTCTCGCATGATGGCCAAGTCCTTGTTAGTGGTGGTAAAGATTCCAGAGTTCTGATATGGCGTTTGGCCGATCTGATACAATTCTCATCTGATCCTCTTCCCAAACCAATTCACGTTCTAACGAACCATTCATTACCAATCACGTCCATAGCGCTAACTAAAGGTATCTCTAACGACATAAAACTGTTTACCAGTTCTTTGGACGGAGAAGTAAGACATTATAACGTCTCGAATGGCGAATTGTTGACTACTTTTATCTTTGGAGAACCAGTAAATGCGCTAGCTGTTGATCCAGCGCAGAGATACTTGTATGCTGGCTTATCTTCAGGAACTATTAGACTAGTACCTCTTTTTATTGTCAATCACAAAAATCAACTTGAGAGTAATACGGGTTGCGGCAAATTGGTTTCTGCAACTTCTGCAGACGATCCAGAATCTCAATTCATCATTACCTCCCATCAAGACAGTCCAGTTACATGCTTACAAGTTTCTGCGGATGGTGGACTCTTAGTCAGTGCAGATTCAGCAGGAAAGGTTTTTGTCAATGACATAGTTTCTCGTCAAGTTGCTCGTCAACTAAGGGATTGTTCAGGACCAATATCCACCTTAAGACTACTGATAAACGATCTGGAACGAGTAGAGCCTTCAGATCTCTCTACAAAAGCCTCAACTCCACGCATATTACCGAACCTTAAGCGTTCTTTGATCAGTGACACAGAAATTTCCAAACATGATATTAATATACCTGCGGCAGGGACACCAGAAGGTGATATTGGTAGCCTTGCGTCTGACAACGAACAACTCAAAGAACAATTTGACCTTCGTGGTTTTTGTAACCAAGTTCGAAAAGAACATGTTGTCTATCAACTAAATACCGAAGAAGAGGCAGCTGTGGATCAATCTGtgcagcagcagcaacaagATACCGACGAAAATGTCTCAACCCAACAATATGCCTctcaattgaaggagatgACCAAAGCTTATAATGAGCTCAAGAGAGTCCATCAAGACTTGTACTCTGAACATTTAAAGCTATTAGATAGAGATTAAAATGCATTTAGTTATAATATACATCGATTACTTTTTTCCCTTTCGGGTAGGTGATAAAGGTCTATTGAAGCCTTTCGTACGATTCACATATTGTCGGTATTGACTTGgcttgaaagttttggcACCTGAGACATCAGTACCACCaaccttcttcatcttggTGGTACCAAATCCTCCAAAGCCCATGACTTTCATCATGGCCTCGTCCACTTCCACCTCGGACTCCAGGTCATTCTTGGGTTTTTCACTGGGTCTACCTCTCGGTGTGTCAATCTCGGTACTCCCCTCATCGGGTTTCGGAGAAACCTGTCTCTCTCTGTAGTCAACGTCGTTTCTTGAAGGActcttttctcttctgtCAGGTTCAACAGACTTCCTGCTTTTGATATTAAACTTGATTTTGGGTCTTTCTACCATGTGTTATCACCCATCtattgaagaggaagaggcTATCGCgtttctcaaaaaaaaaattttgttcttctaCCAGGATCGACTTGCACAATGGGTGAAGAAAAGCTAAccaagaaacagaaaaaggCCTTGGAGTTTAGAAAATCCAAAGAGGAGAGGGAAATAtccaagaaagagaaggctGAGAAGTTGGAACAAGAAGCAAAGCTgaaagctgaaaaagaggaagaagaagccaaaAGGAAAGCCGATGCACccaagaaaaagaggaaaacCAGAAGAGGGAAAGGTGGAAAGATATCAGGACCAAGGTTCATTCTGTTTGTGGGTAATCTGAGTTTCAAGTGCACAGAggaagatttgaaaaatcattTTAAGAATTGCTCACCTGATACTATTAGACCTCGTCTAGATAAAGGATTTGCGTTCCTGGAATTCAAACAGGACGATGTCAATGtgagaaagagaatggacATAGCCATTTCAATGCATCACACAGTGTTGAACGACAGAAAAATCAATGTAGAGCTTACCGCTGGAGGTGGAGGAAACTCTACCacaagattggaaaaaataaaaGGTAAGAATGACAAACTATTACAGGAAAGAAAggacaaaatcaaaaagaaactggCCACGGATATGGCAAAGGCCaaggagaaggaagaaggATCCAAGGACACGGTAAAGGTTGTTGGTATACATCCAGACAGAGCCAAACTAATTCAACAGTAATGACTACGATATAAACTAAGAATTAATAAGAATATGAAAACAGAGCattaaaaaaaaatgggTCACAACCTTTAAAATTAAGTATCTAGAGTGTCAATATGGTACATGCAGATGTGAAATAAAACTATAAAATCAAACATTTTTTGCTCTTCCTTGTCTTGAACTTCTGTAGACGACCGGAAGCGGGATTGGGTGCAGTAGTAGATTGCTTTTGATCTGGCTTATTAGATGTCGTACTCGTAGTGGTGACGTTAGTAGAGTTGTTGGTGACGGTGGTAGGGCTAATGTTGTTACTGGACTTGGATGGCACTGGAGGCGATGGCTTGGCATCAACATTAGGCTGGCCTGCTTGCACAACAGCAGAAATAGCATAatcaaatatttctttgacTCCCTGCTGGGTAGAAGCAGAACACTCCAGGTAATTGACGCAACCCAGCTCTTTAGCTAGTGCTTCACCTTCCTCTTGAGTGATTGGATCGTATCCCATCTCATGAAGACTGTCCAAGGTATGAGGGTCATCTCTCAGATCAATCTTGGTACCGACCAGCAATATGAGCACATCAGAAGGGACATGATGGCGAATTTCAATAATCCATTTGTTcttgacattttcaaacgAAGTTGGCTCAACTACAGAGAAACAAATTAGGAAGATCTCAGTTTGGGGATAGCTCAGTGGTCTCAATCGGTCGTATTCCTCTTGTCCTGCTGTATCCCACAGACCCAACTTAAACGGTTCTCCGTTGACTAAAACATTTGCAGAGTAGTTGTCAAACACTGTGGGGATATAATCATGGGGGAAACGGTTCGTGGTATAGCTGATCAGCAAACATGTTTTACCGACAGCACCGTCACCTACAACAACACATTTGATGCTTCTCATTCTGATATATGTATATAGGGGTCAAGAAGTGATTAGTTCtaagagagaaaaaaaaaacacTCAACGTAACGAACAATAGGGAGCAAGAATAATCTCATTCAGGGATCCTTGCATCACCTGAAAATGGACGACAAAGTTGTGGTAAGTGATGTTTGGATGAATGAGTATTAATTAAAAAAGTGATAGCCGGTGAAAAGATAACGGTGTTTCAACCGTCTATAGTACTTCAGTAATACCCGATAGAGACGGTTGCTCCACAAAAGCTGCCTTCCAGTTCAACTGTGGTGAATTGTGCTGACAATGGATTGCTTCTTCCGGAGAGCAATGTACCAGTATCCTTTAGCTATTGCCTTTTATGATTGAGAATTTCTAGAAGTAGTAAACCATCGTCGGATCTCCACAAAAACCTAATTAGCTTGATGATCCAGCTGTTGCAATGGTAACCGTGTGCTTGGCTTTCAAAAGGTTATTTTCCTCACTCGATTTTTCATGAGCGCCTGATTCTCGCTAACAAATGTAAATGTGAGATTGTAGAATAATATCACCATAGAGGCTAGTTACTCAAATATCAACCAGTCTGACAATTACATAACCTTCCCAAACGAGCGATGCCAAACACGGTGATGCTATGAATGTTGACCATGTATTCATCGTACCATATACTGTAGAAATGTCTGGCTATCTTTCAGCTTTCCATTGATTAATTAATCTCCATTATCTCTCGGGTATATCACCAAGGCAGCCATTGAATGCACGGTACAGCCAAAACATTAGGAATTGCCTATTCATTGCAACGCAGTCAAAAACTGCCAACTTCCCAATCAACGAACCAATTAGCTCTAGCAAACGATTAAGCCGaaggtttcttt
It encodes the following:
- a CDS encoding Protein kinase yields the protein MASDHEAARRSPVSGLTKLMKEQSLTGSTLSGKNTDSKELGPNETAKNSSENLPELVTFHDEISKENNKGHGDDEDDSSNGLYIERRPIPPKIERQQSNLTSSLGSLSSSIPFSAPGGRGSNSIGSNPLYGSGNPGGLSFTPNLANGNLIQSTHITSPNVSSSASIEPRFIISRQKVQQSQNFHNSVSRSGSSTNFFSRSKKNSIVGLDPLSPMEHRVTYSHSPSSNSSGESAGRHSSMADLRRFFKRSTSISGHQPRALSTTSSRQHSPVGSPGTVNYTSQPTIQTTNAHTSTTPSSISIVGNGASRRYPSSSASLQRNESYTAVSNMGSGNLNSNSYSQMIIGGNAQPTVPFHKRYVKFGDSLGAGAGGQVKLVKRTSDNQIFALKEFRPKYSSESKREYTKKITGEYCIGSTLRHPNIIETIEISYDNDRMMQVLEYCDYDLFAIVMSNQMSRPEIDCCFKQILNGIKYLHAMGLAHRDIKLDNCVINKEGIVKLIDFGSAVVFSYPFSNTLIEAQGIVGSDPYLAPEVCIFHKYDPRPVDIWSAAMIYCCMVLKKFPWRIPKLTDLSFKAFATRPESDSLNELLKKVPPPPGYENKPESGPAKASVASTSPKHISTAPPSNHTFNELGEGRLLNALPEDCRPLIGAMVELAPACRIQIDECFKDPWFESLEMCTIEDGVVIHSKSHTHTQVDQSVAHIASLEKKKQRR
- a CDS encoding mitochondrial 54S ribosomal protein YmL19, whose amino-acid sequence is MSAKNHLIKLIVGAGQAAPAPPVGPALGSKGVKAIDFCKEFNARTASYQPGVPIPAIITVKPDRSFSFELKSPPTGYLLLRAAGIPKGAPKVGPGQPKVGTVSLKHVYEIATIKKTDQRHEKAELKGIVKSIIATAKSMGIDVVK
- a CDS encoding Putative oxidoreductase, whose product is MPIDIINTLVVKGTDGIPGWPIIKRYGLPFVALSLLKVYCGGKLNPWQRDVHGKVYILTGATAGVGSQLAEELAKGGAQLILLVKDPSSSWTVEFVDDLRERTGNPLVYAEQCDLADLHSVRKFATRWLDNTPPRRLDGIVGCAGEALPLGAARSTSSDGVERQVAVNYLGHFHLLALLSPSLRAQPADRDVRVVLTTCTTQAMGQVSLDDPLWLDSQYPSKRPWQVFGGAKLMLGCFAQEFQRRLDATPRGDKMPSKLRVNVVNPGFMRTASTARVLSFGSLWGLLLYLLLYPIWFILFKTPIQGAQSYLAALFAEHFIELPGGQFIQDCKIVKPARKELSDFTFQNKLYEKTEKLIDQLERQSAKQRVRSKPKSNSKSKPSKKSGTANVGPEKENDVFASALKATPPDLFPHQRADPAGNKYLDQLEKKLAEQSKKHST
- a CDS encoding Essential component of the Rix1 complex (Rix1p, Ipi1p, Ipi3p); its protein translation is MDESVFYTPSTATDAAELSFLASIRSNKSHVQFRQCAANAASITGTGQGHRLFVACPEKALIQVYLWGKESPEQKMAVPEELTSLLWVHIFGAGFLVGGGKSGRLYVWELASGYLLSAKEAHYQEVSCLEVSHDGQVLVSGGKDSRVLIWRLADLIQFSSDPLPKPIHVLTNHSLPITSIALTKGISNDIKLFTSSLDGEVRHYNVSNGELLTTFIFGEPVNALAVDPAQRYLYAGLSSGTIRLVPLFIVNHKNQLESNTGCGKLVSATSADDPESQFIITSHQDSPVTCLQVSADGGLLVSADSAGKVFVNDIVSRQVARQLRDCSGPISTLRLLINDLERVEPSDLSTKASTPRILPNLKRSLISDTEISKHDINIPAAGTPEGDIGSLASDNEQLKEQFDLRGFCNQVRKEHVVYQLNTEEEAAVDQSVQQQQQDTDENVSTQQYASQLKEMTKAYNELKRVHQDLYSEHLKLLDRD
- a CDS encoding Putative RNA-binding protein implicated in ribosome biogenesis translates to MGEEKLTKKQKKALEFRKSKEEREISKKEKAEKLEQEAKLKAEKEEEEAKRKADAPKKKRKTRRGKGGKISGPRFILFVGNLSFKCTEEDLKNHFKNCSPDTIRPRLDKGFAFLEFKQDDVNVRKRMDIAISMHHTVLNDRKINVELTAGGGGNSTTRLEKIKGKNDKLLQERKDKIKKKLATDMAKAKEKEEGSKDTVKVVGIHPDRAKLIQQ
- a CDS encoding Small rho-like GTPase, essential for establishment and maintenance of cell polarity; the protein is MRSIKCVVVGDGAVGKTCLLISYTTNRFPHDYIPTVFDNYSANVLVNGEPFKLGLWDTAGQEEYDRLRPLSYPQTEIFLICFSVVEPTSFENVKNKWIIEIRHHVPSDVLILLVGTKIDLRDDPHTLDSLHEMGYDPITQEEGEALAKELGCVNYLECSASTQQGVKEIFDYAISAVVQAGQPNVDAKPSPPVPSKSSNNISPTTVTNNSTNVTTTSTTSNKPDQKQSTTAPNPASGRLQKFKTRKSKKCLIL